A genomic region of Papaver somniferum cultivar HN1 chromosome 7, ASM357369v1, whole genome shotgun sequence contains the following coding sequences:
- the LOC113293962 gene encoding putative F-box/LRR-repeat protein At3g59170: MAGRRLPDILYTPGQNNVGEVEDGISELPDSLLHHILSFLDTEYLAQTSISSPTFTTIRVLKSYSLPKLRSLTLRGVEFTDEHHIYNCPVLENLILDCCTWFHVRSFCISTPALKLLEIDKGGWDYDGLQDCSLKIDAPNLVSLSYRTSVAKEYALSSFLTLESAKVGLYDEYDVPRGQKIGAAGSKIFQALAHVKTLTIYDKTLEKLFLKLENATDKSLFPLLKAAPSLTRLIFKERICDNVEDDSWDGLLLTAGCLFQHLMSVCFWFFDGNAREMRWLKLILRNAKALQRVIMSEFPSLPKASGGCVLQLN, from the exons ATGGCAGGCCGCAGGCTTCCGGACATTCTGTACACCCCTGGGCAAAACAACGTCGGTGAGGTAGAGGATGGAATCAGCGAGTTACCCGACTCACTTCTTCATCATATTCTTTCTTTCCTTGATACCGAGTATCTTGCTCAAACTTCC ATAAGTTCACCCACATTTACGACCATCCGTGTTCTTAAAAGTTATTCTTTACCAAAACTCAGGAGCCTTACACTTCGTGGAGTCGAATTTACTGATGAGCATCACATTTATAATTGCCCTGtccttgaaaatttgattttggaTTGTTGCACTTGGTTTCATGTGAGGAGTTTTTGCATCTCAACACCTGCACTGAAACTCTTGGAAATTGATAAGGGAGGATGGGATTATGATGGTTTACAAGACTGTTCTCTCAAAATTGATGCACCAAATCTAGTGTCACTTAGTTATCGTACTAGTGTGGCGAAGGAATATGCTCTTTCCAGTTTTCTAACACTAGAATCTGCAAAAGTTGGGCTTTATGATGAATATGATGTACCAAGGGGGCAAAAGATAGGTGCAGCTGGAAGTAAAATTTTTCAAGCGCTTGCACATGTAAAAACTCTAACGATATATGATAAAACTCTGGAG AAGTTGTTCCTAAAACTGGAAAACGCAACTGATAAATCACTATTTCCACTGCTCAAAGCTGCACCTAGTTTGACTCGTCTCATATTTAAGGAG CGAATTTGCGACAATGTAGAAGATGATAGTTGGGATGGTCTTCTGTTGACAGCAGGATGTTTGTTTCAACACCTCATGTCTGTTTGTTTCTGGTTTTTTGATGGGAATGCGAGGGAGATGAGATGGTTGAAACTAATTTTGAGGAATGCAAAAGCTTTGCAGAGAGTTATTATGTCAGAGTTCCCAAGTCTTCCAAAAGCCTCCGGCGGATGTGTGCTTCAATTAAACTAA
- the LOC113293963 gene encoding mitochondrial adenine nucleotide transporter ADNT1-like, with amino-acid sequence MASSQSIVTKSGMVSLAASEEGVIKAPPEHALVRICKSLVAGGVAGGVSRTSVAPLDRLKILLQVQNPQCIKYNGLVQGFKHIWRTEGFRGFYKGNGTNCARIIPNNAIKFYTYEQVSRRILRLYRQQTGNEDASPPTILLRLGAGSCAGIVAMSATYPMDLVKGRLTVQTDVSPFQYRGIAHTLSTVFREEGLLGLYKGWLPSIVGVVPCIGLNFAVYECLKDWLVKSKPLGLVNNNSELSIPARLMCGAVAGTVGPTIFYPLDVIRRRMQMVGWNNASSVITGEGCSKASPMYTGMIDAFSKTVRNEGLGALYKGLVPNLLKVVPSVAIAFVSYETVKDILGV; translated from the exons atgGCATCATCACAAAGTATAGTTACGAAATCCGGGATGGTTAGTTTAGCTGCAAGTGAAGAAGGTGTTATTAAAGCTCCTCCTGAACATGCACTTGTTCGTATCTGCAAATCTCTTGTTGCTGGTGGAGTTGCCGGTGGAGT GTCACGCACTTCTGTTGCTCCATTGGACCGTTTAAAAATTTTGCTTCAG GTTCAGAATCCTCAGTGTATCAAGTACAATGGGTTAGTTCAAGGCTTTAAGCACATATGGAGAACTGAGGGTTTCCGAGGATTCTATAAAGGAAATGGTACAAATTGTGCACGTATTATCCCAAATAACGCAATTAAGTTCTATACCTACGAGCAAGTGTCAAG GCGTATTTTAAGGCTTTATCGTCAGCAGACTGGCAATG AGGATGCATCACCACCTACCATTCTGTTACGCCTAGGAGCTGGATCATGTGCTGGAATAGTAGCCATGTCAGCAACTTACCCAATGGATCTGGTGAAAGGAAGGCTTACTGTCCAG ACAGACGTGTCTCCTTTCCAGTACAGGGGAATTGCACATACCCTATCAACTGTCTTTCGAGAGGAAGGCCTACTAGGTTTATATAAAGGATGGCTTCCTTCTATAGTTGGAGTT GTGCCATGTATCGGATTAAACTTTGCTGTGTACGAATGCTTGAAAGATTGGTTGGTCAAGTCCAAACCATTAGGATTAGTCAACAACAACTCTGAGCTAAGTATCCCAGCCAGGCTCATGTGCGGAGCTGTTGCAGGAACTGTTGGCCCGACAATCTTCTACCCTCTTGATGTGATTCGGCGAAGGATGCAGATGGTTGGTTGGAACAATGCTTCTTCAGTTATTACAGGTGAAGGTTGCAGCAAAGCTTCACCTATGTATACTGGCATGATTGATGCATTCAGTAAAACAGTTCGCAATGAGGGTCTTGGAGCATTATATAAAGGCTTAGTTCCTAATCTTCTGAAG GTGGTTCCATCCGTCGCTATTGCATTTGTCTCATATGAGACGGTTAAGGACATTCTTGGAGTATGA